One segment of Actinomycetota bacterium DNA contains the following:
- a CDS encoding Coenzyme F420 hydrogenase/dehydrogenase, beta subunit C-terminal domain — MADNVTTGDVAVDVAAPERKHWKNLYAEIVSTEICTACSACVVACPHHVIEMENFRPHQVDPEGGPGECEHGEKSCSLCAMACLRLDANFDAIEATLFGRRRKHPSEPWGVTKQIMLGRATDPEILARCQDGGVVTAIVGWMLANGEIDGATCARPRADLPWLDEPFVATTPEELKLASGSRYTYCSSPLALKLAAEKKLKKVATIGVSCETTAVREMATEGIKRWSRMTKFVVGLMCNETFQYEPFINDIVQGRYGVPIEDVTKVNVKGDVYVTRRDGTDVRIPLKECQEHVNEWCHHCPDFAAEHADISCGGIGLKGWTMCLVRTDYGQDVWDRALAAGVIEARPGEEDPDGLRVLERLAKKQRFRVGPFESHAAARWPVREVLDRVRREALAEAAAGPADGAAPAD, encoded by the coding sequence ATGGCCGACAACGTGACGACGGGGGATGTGGCAGTGGATGTGGCAGCACCGGAACGCAAGCATTGGAAGAACCTCTACGCCGAGATTGTATCCACGGAGATCTGCACCGCCTGCTCCGCCTGCGTCGTGGCATGCCCGCACCACGTCATCGAGATGGAGAACTTCCGGCCCCACCAGGTGGATCCGGAGGGCGGGCCGGGCGAGTGCGAGCACGGGGAGAAGAGCTGCTCGCTGTGCGCCATGGCGTGCCTGCGCCTGGACGCCAACTTCGACGCCATCGAGGCCACCCTCTTCGGGCGGCGGCGCAAGCACCCCTCCGAGCCCTGGGGGGTCACCAAGCAGATCATGCTCGGCCGGGCGACCGACCCGGAGATCCTCGCCCGCTGCCAGGACGGGGGCGTGGTCACCGCCATCGTCGGCTGGATGCTGGCCAATGGGGAGATCGACGGCGCCACCTGCGCCCGGCCCCGGGCGGACCTGCCGTGGCTGGACGAGCCCTTTGTCGCCACCACCCCGGAGGAGCTGAAGCTGGCCTCCGGCTCCCGGTACACCTATTGCTCCAGCCCCCTGGCCCTCAAGCTGGCCGCCGAGAAGAAGCTCAAGAAGGTGGCCACCATCGGCGTTTCATGCGAGACCACCGCGGTCCGGGAGATGGCCACCGAGGGCATCAAGCGCTGGAGCCGCATGACCAAGTTCGTGGTCGGGCTCATGTGCAACGAGACCTTCCAGTACGAGCCGTTCATTAACGACATCGTCCAGGGCCGCTACGGGGTGCCGATCGAGGACGTGACCAAGGTCAACGTCAAGGGCGACGTGTACGTCACCCGGCGGGACGGCACCGACGTCCGCATCCCGCTGAAGGAGTGCCAGGAGCACGTCAACGAGTGGTGCCACCACTGCCCGGACTTCGCCGCCGAGCACGCCGACATCTCGTGCGGCGGCATCGGGCTGAAGGGCTGGACGATGTGCCTCGTGCGCACCGACTACGGCCAGGATGTCTGGGACCGGGCGCTCGCTGCCGGGGTGATCGAAGCCCGGCCCGGCGAGGAGGACCCCGACGGCCTGCGGGTGCTCGAGCGGCTAGCCAAGAAGCAGCGCTTCCGGGTGGGCCCGTTCGAGTCCCACGCCGCCGCCCGCTGGCCCGTGCGGGAAGTGCTGGACCGGGTGCGCCGGGAGGCGCTCGCCGAGGCCGCGGCGGGACCTGCCGACGGCGCTGCGCCTGCCGACTAG
- the cofC gene encoding 2-phospho-L-lactate guanylyltransferase, with protein MDAVLVPVKHLDASKLRLDPALGAWGRRRLALAMLGDVLRAAAPWPMRVLVTPDAVVADVARTAGWQVLHDPGRGLNAALWAGTALAVEQGASALAVLPFDVPLVSPADLEALFAARASVVVVPSEDGGTGALLRRPAQVIATRFGEASAAAHTAAAQAAGVAVETLHLAGLALDIDDLDDLRRLAASPSEAASARVARELLSAGAPPG; from the coding sequence ATGGATGCCGTCCTGGTCCCGGTGAAGCATCTGGACGCCAGCAAGCTGCGCCTCGACCCGGCCCTCGGGGCGTGGGGCCGGCGCCGGCTGGCCCTCGCCATGCTGGGCGACGTGCTGAGAGCCGCGGCCCCCTGGCCGATGCGGGTCCTGGTCACCCCGGACGCGGTCGTTGCCGACGTGGCCCGGACGGCGGGTTGGCAGGTGCTGCACGACCCCGGGCGGGGCCTGAACGCGGCCCTGTGGGCCGGCACGGCCCTGGCGGTGGAGCAGGGTGCGAGCGCGCTGGCGGTCCTGCCATTCGACGTCCCCCTGGTGTCCCCCGCCGACTTGGAGGCGCTCTTCGCCGCCCGGGCGTCGGTGGTGGTCGTCCCTTCGGAGGATGGCGGCACGGGCGCCCTGCTGCGCCGCCCGGCCCAAGTGATCGCCACCCGGTTCGGGGAGGCGAGCGCGGCGGCGCACACCGCCGCGGCCCAGGCGGCCGGGGTGGCGGTGGAGACGCTGCACCTGGCAGGCCTGGCCCTGGACATCGACGACCTGGACGACCTGCGCCGGCTGGCGGCCTCGCCGTCGGAGGCAGCCAGCGCTCGGGTGGCCCGTGAGCTCCTGTCGGCGGGAGCACCGCCGGGTTAA